From Streptomyces cyaneogriseus subsp. noncyanogenus, the proteins below share one genomic window:
- a CDS encoding class I SAM-dependent methyltransferase → MLTVDFSRFPLAPGDRVLDLGCGAGRHAFECYRRGARVVALDRNGEEIREVAKWFAAMKEAGEAPEGATATAMEGDALALPFPDESFDVVIISEVMEHIPDDKGVLAEMVRVLKPGGRIAVTVPRYGPEKVCWALSDAYHEVEGGHIRIYKADELLARMREAGLRPYGTHHAHGLHSPYWWLKCAFGVDNDKALPVRAYHKLLVWDIMKKPLATRVAERALNPLIGKSFVAYATKPHLPRVDAA, encoded by the coding sequence GTGCTGACCGTCGACTTCTCCCGGTTCCCGCTCGCCCCGGGCGACCGCGTCCTGGACCTCGGCTGCGGGGCCGGCCGGCACGCGTTCGAGTGCTACCGCAGAGGCGCCCGGGTCGTCGCGCTGGACCGCAACGGCGAGGAGATCCGCGAGGTCGCCAAGTGGTTCGCGGCGATGAAGGAGGCCGGCGAGGCCCCCGAGGGCGCCACCGCCACGGCCATGGAGGGCGACGCGCTCGCACTGCCCTTCCCCGACGAGTCCTTCGACGTCGTCATCATCTCCGAGGTGATGGAGCACATCCCCGACGACAAGGGCGTGCTCGCGGAGATGGTCCGCGTCCTCAAGCCGGGCGGGCGGATAGCGGTCACCGTCCCGCGCTACGGCCCCGAGAAGGTCTGCTGGGCGCTGTCCGACGCCTACCACGAGGTCGAGGGCGGCCACATCCGCATCTACAAGGCCGACGAACTGCTCGCCCGGATGCGCGAGGCCGGCCTGCGGCCCTACGGCACCCACCACGCCCACGGCCTGCACTCGCCGTACTGGTGGCTCAAGTGCGCCTTCGGCGTCGACAACGACAAGGCGCTGCCGGTGCGGGCGTACCACAAGCTGCTGGTCTGGGACATCATGAAGAAGCCGCTGGCGACCAGGGTCGCCGAGCGGGCGCTGAACCCGCTGATCGGCAAGAGCTTCGTGGCCTACGCGACCAAGCCCCACCTGCCCCGGGTGGACGCCGCGTGA